From the genome of Streptomyces sp. NBC_00523:
AGCCGCCCCACGCCGTCAGCGCGGCGAGCACCACGGCCCAGGGCAGCCACCACCGTGCCCGTTCGCATGTGATTCGCATGGCGCCACCGTCCCCCGGACCCCGCCCGCGCGGGGATCATGAGCCGGATCTGTGGACTACCGGCCGGTTGTGGACAGCGCCGTCACCCGGGACCCGGACGGTCCCGTACACTTCTTCAGGCGACCCGGGTCACCGGGTCGACTTCGCACGCCCCGCCACCACCGGTTCAACGGAGGTGGCCGCGCCCCTCGGTCCCTTGTGGCAGGCGCGCCGGGGCGTCAGGCGCGACAGCAATCCTGCTGCCGCGGCAACCGAGAAAATCAAGGAGTACGGCCATGGCCGTCGTCACGATGCGGGAGCTGCTGGAGAGCGGCGTCCACTTCGGTCACCAGACCCGTCGCTGGAACCCGAAGATGAAGCGCTTCATCTTCACCGAGCGCAACGGCATCTACATCATCGACCTGCTCCAGTCGCTGTCGTACATCGACCGCGCCTACGAGTTCGTCAAGGAGACCGTCGCGCACGGCGGCTCCATCATGTTCGTGGGTACGAAGAAGCAGGCCCAGGAGGCCATCGCCGAGCAGGCGACGCGCGTCGGCATGCCGTACGTCAACCAGCGCTGGCTCGGTGGCATGCTCACCAACTTCTCCACCGTCTACAAGCGCCTCCAGCGCCTGAAGGAGCTGGAGCTCATCGACTTCGAGGACGTGGCCGCCTCCGGCCTCACCAAGAAGGAGCTCCTGGTCCTCTCCCGCGAGAAGGCCAAGCTGGAGAAGACCCTCGGTGGTATCCGCGAGATGCAGAAGGTGCCGAGCGCCGTCTGGGTCGTCGACACCAAGAAGGAGCACATCGCCGTCGGTGAGGCGCGCAAGCTCCACATCCCGGTCGTCGCGATCCTCGACACCAACTGCGACCCCGACGAGGTCGACTACAAGATTCCGGGCAACGACGACGCGATCCGCTCCGTCACCCTGCTCACCCGCGTGATCGCCGACGCCGTCGCCGAGGGCCTCATCGCCCGCTCCGGCGCCGCCACCGGCGACTCGAAGCCGGGCGAGAAGGCCGCCGGCGAGCCCCTCGCCGAGTGGGAGCGTGACCTGCTCGAGGGCGACAAGAAGGCCGACGCCGAGGTCCAGTCCTCCGCCGAGACCGAGAAGGACGCCGACGCCGACGCGAAGCCGGAGGCCATCGCCGCCGAGCAGGCCGAGACCGAGGCCCCGGCCGCGGACGCCGAGCAGGCCTGACACCCGTCACGGCTGAAGACGGCGGGGGCCGGTGCACTGGCACCGCCCCCGCCGTCCACCCGTAGATCTTTCAGACTTCGAGAGAGAACACAGACTCATGGCGAACTACACCGCCGCTGACGTCAAGAAGCTCCGCGAGCTCACCGGCGCCGGCATGATGGACTGCAAGAAGGCGCTCGACGAGGCCGACGGCAACGTCGACGGCGCCGTCGAGGCACTGCGTATCAAGGGCCAGAAGGGCGTCGCCAAGCGCGAGGGCCGTTCCGCCGAGAACGGCGCGGTCGTCTCGCTCGTCTCCGAGGACAGCACCTCCGGTGTGCTCGTCGAGCTCAAGTGCGAGACCGACTTCGTCGCCAAGGGTGACAAGTTCCAGGCCGTCGCCAACGCCCTCGCCGCGCACGTCGCCGCGACCTCCCCGGCCGACCTGGAGGCGCTGCTCGCCTCCGAGATCGAGCCCGGCAAGACCGTCCAGGCGTACGTGGACGAGGCCAACGCCAACCTCGGCGAGAAGATCGTCCTGGACCGCTTCGCGCAGTTCCAGGGTGCCTTCGTCTCGGTCTACATGCACCGCACCATGCCCGACCTGCCCCCGCAGATCGGTGTGATGGTCGAGCTGGACAAGGCCGACGCCGACCTGGCCAAGGGCCTCGCCCAGCACATCGCCGCCTTCGCGCCGAAGTACCTCTCCCGCGAGGACGTCCCGGCCGAGGTCGTCGAGGCCGAGCGCCGCGTCGCCGAGGAGACCACCCGCGCCGAGGGCAAGCCCGAGGCCGCCCTCCCGAAGATCGTCGAGGGTCGCGTCAACGGCTTCTTCAAGGAGGCCACCCTCCTCGGCCAGCCGTACGCGCTGGACAACAAGAAGTCGGTCCAGAAGGTTCTGGACGAGGCCGGTGTCACCCTGAAGCGCTTCACGCGTATCAAGGTCGGCATCTGAGTCCGTCCGCGAAAAACGGCGGACCCGGTAGGGTCTGGTGCAGTCGACGGCCGCACACCGCCGTACGACCGCAGATCTGACGAGGAGGCCATTGCCGCAAGGGACACCAGACCCATCGGCAATGGCCTTCTTCGTATGTGCACGAGGAGAATCCCCATGAACAAGGGCGCGGACGCCGCCAAAGACGACGACAAGCGCGAGGACGGCAAGGTGCGCGGACGCTTCATGCTGAAGCTGTCCGGAGAGGCGTTCGCCGGTGGCGGGGGCCTCGGTGTCGACCCCGACGTCGTGCACGCCATCGCCCGTGAGATCGCGGCCGTCGTCCGGGACGGCGCGGAGATCGCGATCGTCATCGGCGGCGGCAACTTCTTCCGCGGCGCCGAGCTCCAGCAGCGGGGCATGGACCGGGCGCGCTCCGACTACATGGGCATGCTCGGCACCGTGATGAACTGCCTCGCCCTCCAGGACTTCCTGGAGAAGGAGGGCATCGACTCCCGGGTCCAGACCGCCATCACCATGGGCCAGGTCGCGGAGCCGTACATCCCGCTGCGCGCCGTGCGGCACCTGGAGAAGGGCCGCGTCGTGATCTTCGGCGCGGGCATGGGCATGCCCTACTTCTCCACCGACACCACCGCCGCCCAGCGCGCCCTGGAGATCGACGCCGAGGCGTTGCTTATGGGGAAGAACGGTGTGGACGGGGTCTACGACTCCGACCCGAAGACCAACCCCGCCGCGGTCAAGTTCGACGCGCTGGAGTACAGCGAGGTGCTCGCCCGCGACCTCAAGGTCGCCGACGCCACCGCCATCACGCTCTGCCGTGACAACGAGCTGCCCATCCTCGTCTTCGAGCTCACCGCGGCGGGCAATATCGCCCGCGCCGTCAAGGGTGAGAAGATCGGCACGCTCGTGAGCGACCAGGACACCCGCGCCTGACCACCGGCGCGTCCACCGGTGAGGCCCGGTGGAACAGGGGCGCGGGACCGCCCCGGAAGATGGACAACGGCCTGCCGGTCGGACACCGTGCAGGTGAGGACGCGACGCAGGACCCGCCGGGCCCGCCGGGCCCGTTCAAGACACGCAGGAGCACGTGGTGATCGAAGAAACCCTCCTCGAGGCCGAGGAGAAGATGGAGAAGGCCGTCGTCGTCGCGAAAGAGGACTTCGCCGCGATCCGCACCGGCCGTGCGCACCCGGCGATGTTCAACAAGATCGTCGCCGACTACTACGGTGCGCCGACCCCGATCAACCAGCTGGCCTCGTTCTCGGTGCCCGAGCCCCGTATGGCCGTCGTGACGCCGTTCGACAAGACCGCGCTGCGCAACATCGAGCAGGCCATCCGCGACTCGGACCTCGGCGTCAACCCGAGCAACGACGGCAATATCATCCGGGTCAACTTCCCCGAGCTGACCGAGGAGCGTCGCCGCGACTACATCAAGGTCGCGAAGACGAAGGCCGAGGACTCCAAGATCTCGATCCGCGCCGTCCGCCGCAAGGCCAAGGAAGCGCTCGACAAGCTGGTCAAGGACAAGGAGTCCGGCGAGGACGAGGTGCGCCGCGCCGAGAAGGAGCTCGACGACACCACCGCGAAGTACGTCGCGCAGGTGGACGAGCTGCTGAAGCACAAGGAAGCCGAGCTGCTCGAAGTCTGATGAACGACTCTTCCTGGGGCGCTCCGCAGGGCGCCGGCCAATGGGTCGCGCCGGAGATGCAGGGCGCTGCGGCGGGTCCTGCCTACGATGTGCACGACGCCCAGCAGACTCGGCCCATGCCCATCGTGCCGGACGTTCCCGACGCAGGTAGAGACGCTGAAGACCGTGATCACCGGGACCAGGGGGCCGGACGCCTGAGCGGCGGCCCCCTGTTCCGCGACGAGAAGCCGCAGGAGCCCATGCCGACCGCGCCGCCGCCCCCGCCCCCGCCTCCGCAGAAGAAGCGCGCGGGCCGGGACCTGGGAGCCGCCATAGGGGTCGGCGTGGGGCTCGGCGCCCTGGTCGTCGTCTCGCTCTTCTTCGTCAAGGAAGTCTTCGTCGGCGTCATCGTCCTCGCCGTCGTCGTCGGGCTGTGGGAGCTCACCTCCCGGCTGGAGGAGCGCAAGGGCATCAAGGCGTCCCTCGTGCCGCTCGCCGTCGGCGGCGCGGCCATGGTCGTCGCGGGGTACGCGCGGGGGGCCGAGGGTGCCTGGGTCGCCATGGCCCTGACCGCCCTGGCGGTGCTCGTGTGGCGGATGGCGCAGCCGCCCGAGGACTACCTCAGGGACGTCACGGCGGGCATCTTCGCCGCGTTCTACGTGCCCTTCCTGGCCACCTTCGTCGCCATGCTCCTGACCGCCGACGACGGCCCGCAGCGGGTGCTGACCTTCCTGCTGCTGACCGTGGTCAGCGACACGGGGGCGTACGCGGTCGGCTGGCGGTTCGGCAAGCACAAGCTGGCTCCGCGCATCAGCCCCGGCAAGACCCGCGAGGGCCTGCTCGGGGCGGTCACGTTCGCCATGGTGGCCGGTGCGCTGTGCATGCAGTTCCTGATCGACGACGGTTCCTGGTGGCAGGGGCTGCTGCTGGGTCTCGCGGTCGCGGCCAGCGCCACCCTGGGCGACCTGGGCGAGTCCATGATCAAGCGGGATCTCGGCATCAAGGACATGGGCACGCTGCTGCCGGGCCACGGCGGGATCATGGACCGGCTGGACTCGCTGCTGCCGACCGCCCCGGTGGTGTGGCTGCTGCTGGTGCTGTTCGTCGGCTCCGGCTGAGACCGGCGTCCGCGCACATGGCTGAGGGGCCACCGCTCGCGAGCGGTGGCCCCTCAGCCATGTGGCGTCAGCCCTGTTCGCGCAGCGCGACCCGCATGTCGCGGTAGAGGGCCACCGCCCGGCGGCGCATCCACAGGATCCAGGCACAGAACACCGCCACGAAGGCGGCGAAGAGCAGGGCGTACCCGAGGGAGCCATGGGTGGCGCCGAGGACGAGCAGACCGATCGCGACCAGGCCCACGGCGCCCAGCCAGTACGGCAGCCACCGCTTGCTCCGCTCGATCCGGCCCAGCTGGTCGTCGACGAGCCGCCGCAGCACCGCCCGCTCCTGCGGGTCGCGCGGCACCTCGCCGCGGCGGACCTTGCGCAGGAGCCCGGCGACGGTGCTCGGGGAGGCGCCCGTGACCCGCCTCGTGCGCCTCCGCTGGAGGGCCACGGCCACCATCACGACGACGGTGTACACGGCGCCCTGGACCAGCCACATGGCCGGGGGGTCGTCGTGGCGTAACAGCGCGTTCAGGCCCACACCGAGTCCGAAGACCACCAGGCCCTGACCGATCAGGCTGTCGTTGAACCAGTGTTTGACGGTGTGCACGGCACCTACCTCCTGCGGCGGCTTCGGAACTCCCTGTGCTGTCCCGGTTACCCCGTGAGCCGCCCCTCACCGCGACGCAAACGGGCACCTTCGCGCGTCTGCGACACTGGAAGAACCATGCCTAAGCCCGGAGAACTCACTTTCGTCGCGCCCCGCGGAGCCAAGAAGCCGCCGCGGCACCTCGCCGACCTCACGCCCGCCGAGCGCAGGGAGGCCGTCGCCGCGATCGGCGAGAAGCCGTTCCGCGCGCAGCAGCTCTCGCAGCACTACTTCGCGCGGTACGCGCACGACCCGGCCGAGTGGACCAACATCCCGGCCGGATCGCGGGACAAGCTCGCCGAGGCGATGTTCCCCGACCTGATGTCCGTCGTCCGGCACATCAGCTGCGACGACGACACCACCCGTAAGACCCTCTGGAAGCTGCACGACGGGACGCTGGTCGAGTCCGTCCTGATGCGCTACCCGGAGCGGGTCACGATGTGCATCTCCTCACAGGCCGGCTGCGGGATGAACTGCCCGTTCTGCGCGACCGGGCAGGCCGGTCTCGACCGGAACCTCTCCACCGCGGAGATCGTCCACCAGATCGTGGACGGCATGCGCGCCCTGCGCGACGGCGAGGTCCCCGGCGGCCCCGCCCGGCTCTCCAACATCGTCTTCATGGGCATGGGCGAGCCGCTGGCCAACTACAACCGCGTCGTCGGCGCGATCCGCCGGCTGACCGACCCGGAGCCCGACGGCCTCGGCCTCTCGCAGCGCGGGATCACCGTCTCCACCGTCGGCCTGGTGCCCGCGATGCTGCGGTTCGCCGACGAGGGCTTCAAGTGCCGCCTCGCGGTCTCGCTGCACGCCCCGGACGACGAGCTGCGCGACACCCTCGTGCCGGTGAACACCCGGTGGAAGGTGCGCGAGGTGCTGGACGCAGCGTGGGAGTACGCGGAGAAGTCGGGCCGCCGCATCTCCATCGAGTACGCCCTGATCCGCGACATCAACGACCAGGCGTGGCGCGGCGACCTGCTGGGCCGCCTCCTCAAGGGCAAGCGGGTCCACGTCAACCTGATCCCGCTGAACCCGACGCCCGGCTCCAAGTGGACCGCCTCGCGGCCCGAGGACGAGCGGGCGTTCGTGGAGGCCATCGCGAACCACGGCGTGCCGGTCACCGTCCGCGACACCCGGGGCCAGGAGATCGACGGCGCCTGCGGGCAGCTGGCGGCCTCCGAGCGCTGAGGCGGGCGGCCGTCGGTGCTCGGGGTCCCGGCCGAAAACGGCCGTGTAGCCTGGGGCCGAAATCAACTGCATATTCCGACAGGGGAGCGCCACAGCGCTGAGAGTGCGGCACCAAGGACAGGTTGGCCGCAGACCCTCTGAACCTCGCCCGGGTCATTCCGGGTAGGAAGTTCGGACCTTACTCAAGCTGTTGCGCCCTGCCCGCTTCCGGCTCCGGCCGGTGTGCGGGCAGGGCCGCGTCTCTTCCTGGTCACTCCAGGAGGAATCACACATGAGCACCACCCAGAAGGCCGCGGTGGCGGCCGTCGCCGCCGCGCTCGGCGTCACCGCGCTGGCCGGCTGCGGAAGTTCCGACGACTCGGCTTCCGGTTCCGGTTCGACCAAGGGCTCCGGTTCCAAGACCGTCACCCTGGTCAGCCACGACTCCTTCAACGCCTCCAAGGACGTGCTGAAGGAGTTCACCCGGGAGACCGGCTACACCGTCAAGGTCCTCAAGAGCGGGGACGCGGGCGCCGCCCTGAACCAGGAGATCCTGACCAAGGGTTCGCCGCGCGGCGACGTCTTCTTCGGCGTCGACAACACCCTGCTCTCGCGCGCCCTCGACAACGGCCTGTTCACCCCGTACGAGGCCAAGGGCCTGGACCGGGTCCCGGCCGATGTCCAGCTGGACGCGGACAAGCACCGGGTCACCCCGGTCGACACCGGTGACATCTGCGTCAACTACGACAAGAAGTACTTCGCCGACAAGAAGCTCGCGCCGCCGAAGACCTTCGCCGACCTGGCGAAGCCCGCGTACAAGGACCTGCTCGTCACCGAGAACGCCGCGACCTCCTCGCCCGGCCTCGGCTTCCTCCTCGGCACCGTCGGAACCTTCGGCGAGGACGGCTACCAGGACTACTGGAAGAAGCTGAAGGACAACGGCGTCAAGGTCGTGGACGGCTGGGAGCAGGCGTACAACGAGGAGTTCTCCGGCTCGGCCGGCGGGAAGAAGGCCAAGGCCGACCGCCCGCTCGTCGTCAGCTACGCCTCCAGCCCGCCCGTCGAGGTGCTGTACGCGGACCCGCAGCCGAAGACCGCGCCGACCGGGGTCGCCACCGGGACGTGCTTCCGCCAGATCGAGTTCGCGGGTCTGCTGGACGGCGCGAAGAACGAGGCGGGCGGCAAGGCCCTGCTGGACTTCCTCATCGGGAAGAAGTTCCAGGAGGACATGCCGCTCACCATGTTCGTCAGCCCGGTCGCGAAGGACGCGAAGGTGCCCGGGCTCTTCACCGAGTTCGGTGCCACCGCGGACAAGCCGGCGACCGTCGCCCCGGACGCCATCGCCAAGAACCGTGAGCAGTGGGTCCAGTCATGGTCCTCGCTCGTAGTGAAGTAGCGAAGACTCCCGTACGCGGACCGGGCGCGCGCGGGAGATCCGCACGCGCCCGGGCCCGGCGCGGTACCGCGGTGCGGCTCGGCCTGATGGCCGTGCCCGTCGCGTTCTTCGCCGTGTTCTTCGCCTACCCGGTCGCCGCGATCGTCGGCCGGGGGCTCAAGGCGGACGGGGTCTGGCAGTTCGGCCGGTTCGGCGAGGTGCTGGCCCGGCCGGAGATCCGGGACGTCCTGTGGTTCACGCTGTGGCAGGCGCTCGCCTCGACCGCGCTGACCCTGCTGATCGCGCTGCCCGGCGCGTATGTCTTCGCCCGGTTCGAGTTCCCCGGCAAGCAGGTGCTGCGGGCCGTGGTCACGGTGCCGTTCGTGCTGCCGACCGTCGTCGTGGGCACCGCGTTCCTCGCGCTGCTCGGGCGCGGCGGGCTGCTGGACGAGCTGTGGGGCGTACGGCTCGACACCACCGTGTGGGCGATCCTGCTGGCGCACGTCTTCTTCAACTACGCGGTCGTCGTCCGGACCGTCGGGGGGCTCTGGGCACAGCTCGACCCGCGCCAGGAGGAGGCCGCCCGGGTGCTGGGCGCGAGCCGGTTCACCGCCTGGCGCCGCGTCACGCTGCCCGCGCTCGCCCCGGCCGTGGCCGCCGCCGCGCTGATGGTCTTCCTCTTCACCTTCACCTCTTTCGGGGTCGTACAGATCCTCGGCGGTCCCGGCTTCTCCACGCTGGAGGTGGAGATCTACCGGCAGACCGCGCAGTTGCTCGCCCTGCCCACGGCCGCCGTGCTGACGCTCGTGCAGTTCGCCGCCGTCGGCGCGATCCTCGCCGTGCACGCGTGGACCGTACGCCGCAGGGAGCGCGCGCTGAAGCTGGTCGACCCGGCGCAGACCGCGCGCAGGCCGCACGGGGCCGGGCAGTGGACGCTGCTCGCCGGAGTCCTGCTGAGCGTGCTGCTGCTGGTCCTGCTGCCGCTCGCCGTCCTGGTGGAACGCTCGCTGGGCGGCTCCGGATTCGCCTACTACCGCGCGCTGACCTCGGCGGACGCCAACAGCGGTACGTTCCTGGTGGCGCCCGTCGAGGCCATCGGGAACTCCCTGCGCTACGCCCTCGTCGCGACGCTGTTCGCCCTCGTCGTCGGCGGGTTCGCCGCCGCCGCGCTCACCCGGCGGGCGGGCCGGCTCGTCCGGGGCTTCGACGCGCTGCTGATGCTGCCGCTCGGGGTCTCCGCCGTCACCGTCGGCTTCGGCTTCCTGATCACCCTGGACAAGCCGCCGCTGGACCTCCGTACCTCCTGGATCCTGGTGCCGCTCGCCCAGGCGCTGGTCGGGGTGCCCTTCGTCGTACGGACCATGCTGCCGGTGCTCCGGGCGGTGGACGCGCGGCTGCGCGAGGCCGCGGCGGTGCTCGGGGCCTCGCCGCTGCGGGCCTGGCGCGAGGTGGACTTCCCGCTCGTACGGCGGGCGCTGCTGGTCGCCGCCGGGTTCGCGTTCGCGGTGTCGCTGGGGGAGTTCGGCGCGACCGTGTTCATCGCGCGGCCCGACAACCCGACGCTGCCGGTGGCCGTGGCGCGGCTGCTCGGCCGGTCCGGGGATCTCAACTACGGCCAGGCCATGGCCCTCAGCACCGTCCTGATGCTCGTGTGCGCGGTGTCGCTGCTGCTGCTCGAACGCATCCGCACCGACCGATCCGGGGAGTTCTGAAAGATGCTGACGCTCGAATCGGTCACCGTCCGCTTCGGTGACCGGGCCGCGCTCGACGGGGTCGACCTGGAGGTCGACGACCACGAGACCGTGTGCGTCCTCGGGCCGAGCGGCAGCGGCAAGTCCACCCTGCTGCGCCTCGTCGCCGGGCTCCAGGAGCCGGACGGCGGCCGGGTCCTGCTCGACGGCACCGACCAGGACGGTATCCCGGTCCACCGGCGCGGCCTCGGCCTGATGTTCCAGGACCACCAGCTCTTCCCGCACCGGGACGTCGGGGCCAACGTCGCCTTCGGCCTGCGGATGCACGGGGCCGGCCGGGCCGAACAGGACCGCCGGGTCGCCGAACTCCTCGACCTCGTCGGCCTCCCCGGCGCCGAACGCCGCGCCGTCGCCGCGCTGTCCGGCGGCGAGCAGCAGCGCGTCGCCCTGGCCCGGGCCCTCGCCCCCAGCCCCAGGCTGCTGATGCTCGACGAGCCCCTGGGCCAGCTGGACCGCAGCCTGCGCGAACGGCTCGTCGTGGAGCTGCGCGCCCTCTTCGGCCGCCTCGGCACCACCGTGCTCGCCGTCACCCACGACCAGGGCGAGGCGTTCGCGCTGGCCGACCGGGTCGTCGTGATGCGCGAGGGCCGCGTCGCCCAGGTGGGCACCCCGCTGGAGGTGTGGCAGCGCCCCGCCTCCGCCTTCGTGGCCCGGTTCCTGGGCTTCGACAACGTGGTCGAGGCGACCGTCGAGGGGGAGGCGGCGGACACGGACTGGGGCGAGGTGCCGGTGCCCGCGGGGTCGCCGCAGGGCGCCTGCGATCTGCTGGTGCGGCCGGCCGGGGTCCGGATCGGCGGGCCGGACAAGGGGTTGCGCTGCGTCGTGGGCGCGCGCACCTTCCGGGGCAGCCATGTCGCCGTGACCCTGCACCCGGAGCGCGGTCCGGTGCTGGAGGCCGAGTGCTCGCTGCGCGGGACGCCGGAGGAGGGCGAGCGGGTGGGCGTCACCTTCGACGCGTCGGAGTGCGTGGTGCTGCCCGCGCTGTTCTGACCGGGCCGCACGCGCTCAGGCGGGGCGGCGGAGCGCGTCGACCAGGGCGCGGGGGGCGTCGGCGTGGAAGCGGATGGTGCGGGCCGCCTCCGGAGCGCCGAGCGGGCGGGTGAAGGGCAGCGGCCGGTTCAGCTCCAGGGTCACCGTGGTCTGGCTGCCCACGATCAGGTCGAGGACCCCGTCGTCGGAGACGGTGATCAGGCGGCCCTCCGGGTAGCGCCGGTCGACCCGGGCCGAGGCGACCGCGTCACGCGGCACGACGAGGTCGAAGAGGGCTCCGTAACGGATCCGCAGAGAGCCGTCGGGGCGCACGACGTGCGGCCTGGTGACGCAGGCGGCGTGCAGGGCCAGCACCAGGACGAGTCCGTACAGGTCGAGCACCAGGAACACCCGGTGGACCACCGGCCACGGGATGAGGAGGGCCAGGCCCACCGTCTCGACGGCCATCACGAAGAGCAGCCCGTACATCATCGCGGTCTGCGGCCCGGTGTACGCGACGGCGAGGTCCCCGGGGCGCACACCGTGCGTGCGGCGCCGGACCCATCGCGCCAGGGAGGCGACGGCGCGCAGCTCGTGGCGGACCAGACGGCGGACCGCCACCGGCACCACCCGCTCCACGGCGGCCCGCCGTGCCGCCCGGGGGTCCGCGCCATCCGCGCGCGCCGCGACGTACAGCGAGCGCAGCACCCGGGCCTCCAGGAGCAGCACGGCGAGCACCAGCGCCTCGGCGCCCGCCATGGCCCACCCGGGCGGCCGGACCCCGGCCACCAGGCAGACCGCCAGGGCCAGTTCCCCGGACAGCACGGCGGCTGCGGCGACCCGTGCCACCCGTACGCCGCTCATCCCCGGCCCCGCGCGAGGAAGGCGTCCATGAGCCGCCCCACGACCTCCGCCTGCGCCGGGGCGTACTCGGCGAGCATCGCCTCCTTGAGCCCGGTCACCACCACCCCGTCCGCGGGAATCGCGGCGAACAGCTCCTCGGGGACGGCCGCCATCAGATCGGCCGCCAGCGGGGCGATCCGCGGAT
Proteins encoded in this window:
- the rpsB gene encoding 30S ribosomal protein S2, coding for MAVVTMRELLESGVHFGHQTRRWNPKMKRFIFTERNGIYIIDLLQSLSYIDRAYEFVKETVAHGGSIMFVGTKKQAQEAIAEQATRVGMPYVNQRWLGGMLTNFSTVYKRLQRLKELELIDFEDVAASGLTKKELLVLSREKAKLEKTLGGIREMQKVPSAVWVVDTKKEHIAVGEARKLHIPVVAILDTNCDPDEVDYKIPGNDDAIRSVTLLTRVIADAVAEGLIARSGAATGDSKPGEKAAGEPLAEWERDLLEGDKKADAEVQSSAETEKDADADAKPEAIAAEQAETEAPAADAEQA
- the tsf gene encoding translation elongation factor Ts → MANYTAADVKKLRELTGAGMMDCKKALDEADGNVDGAVEALRIKGQKGVAKREGRSAENGAVVSLVSEDSTSGVLVELKCETDFVAKGDKFQAVANALAAHVAATSPADLEALLASEIEPGKTVQAYVDEANANLGEKIVLDRFAQFQGAFVSVYMHRTMPDLPPQIGVMVELDKADADLAKGLAQHIAAFAPKYLSREDVPAEVVEAERRVAEETTRAEGKPEAALPKIVEGRVNGFFKEATLLGQPYALDNKKSVQKVLDEAGVTLKRFTRIKVGI
- the pyrH gene encoding UMP kinase encodes the protein MNKGADAAKDDDKREDGKVRGRFMLKLSGEAFAGGGGLGVDPDVVHAIAREIAAVVRDGAEIAIVIGGGNFFRGAELQQRGMDRARSDYMGMLGTVMNCLALQDFLEKEGIDSRVQTAITMGQVAEPYIPLRAVRHLEKGRVVIFGAGMGMPYFSTDTTAAQRALEIDAEALLMGKNGVDGVYDSDPKTNPAAVKFDALEYSEVLARDLKVADATAITLCRDNELPILVFELTAAGNIARAVKGEKIGTLVSDQDTRA
- the frr gene encoding ribosome recycling factor, with protein sequence MIEETLLEAEEKMEKAVVVAKEDFAAIRTGRAHPAMFNKIVADYYGAPTPINQLASFSVPEPRMAVVTPFDKTALRNIEQAIRDSDLGVNPSNDGNIIRVNFPELTEERRRDYIKVAKTKAEDSKISIRAVRRKAKEALDKLVKDKESGEDEVRRAEKELDDTTAKYVAQVDELLKHKEAELLEV
- a CDS encoding phosphatidate cytidylyltransferase — protein: MNDSSWGAPQGAGQWVAPEMQGAAAGPAYDVHDAQQTRPMPIVPDVPDAGRDAEDRDHRDQGAGRLSGGPLFRDEKPQEPMPTAPPPPPPPPQKKRAGRDLGAAIGVGVGLGALVVVSLFFVKEVFVGVIVLAVVVGLWELTSRLEERKGIKASLVPLAVGGAAMVVAGYARGAEGAWVAMALTALAVLVWRMAQPPEDYLRDVTAGIFAAFYVPFLATFVAMLLTADDGPQRVLTFLLLTVVSDTGAYAVGWRFGKHKLAPRISPGKTREGLLGAVTFAMVAGALCMQFLIDDGSWWQGLLLGLAVAASATLGDLGESMIKRDLGIKDMGTLLPGHGGIMDRLDSLLPTAPVVWLLLVLFVGSG
- the rlmN gene encoding 23S rRNA (adenine(2503)-C(2))-methyltransferase RlmN; protein product: MPKPGELTFVAPRGAKKPPRHLADLTPAERREAVAAIGEKPFRAQQLSQHYFARYAHDPAEWTNIPAGSRDKLAEAMFPDLMSVVRHISCDDDTTRKTLWKLHDGTLVESVLMRYPERVTMCISSQAGCGMNCPFCATGQAGLDRNLSTAEIVHQIVDGMRALRDGEVPGGPARLSNIVFMGMGEPLANYNRVVGAIRRLTDPEPDGLGLSQRGITVSTVGLVPAMLRFADEGFKCRLAVSLHAPDDELRDTLVPVNTRWKVREVLDAAWEYAEKSGRRISIEYALIRDINDQAWRGDLLGRLLKGKRVHVNLIPLNPTPGSKWTASRPEDERAFVEAIANHGVPVTVRDTRGQEIDGACGQLAASER
- a CDS encoding thiamine ABC transporter substrate-binding protein, which encodes MSTTQKAAVAAVAAALGVTALAGCGSSDDSASGSGSTKGSGSKTVTLVSHDSFNASKDVLKEFTRETGYTVKVLKSGDAGAALNQEILTKGSPRGDVFFGVDNTLLSRALDNGLFTPYEAKGLDRVPADVQLDADKHRVTPVDTGDICVNYDKKYFADKKLAPPKTFADLAKPAYKDLLVTENAATSSPGLGFLLGTVGTFGEDGYQDYWKKLKDNGVKVVDGWEQAYNEEFSGSAGGKKAKADRPLVVSYASSPPVEVLYADPQPKTAPTGVATGTCFRQIEFAGLLDGAKNEAGGKALLDFLIGKKFQEDMPLTMFVSPVAKDAKVPGLFTEFGATADKPATVAPDAIAKNREQWVQSWSSLVVK
- a CDS encoding ABC transporter permease; this translates as MAVPVAFFAVFFAYPVAAIVGRGLKADGVWQFGRFGEVLARPEIRDVLWFTLWQALASTALTLLIALPGAYVFARFEFPGKQVLRAVVTVPFVLPTVVVGTAFLALLGRGGLLDELWGVRLDTTVWAILLAHVFFNYAVVVRTVGGLWAQLDPRQEEAARVLGASRFTAWRRVTLPALAPAVAAAALMVFLFTFTSFGVVQILGGPGFSTLEVEIYRQTAQLLALPTAAVLTLVQFAAVGAILAVHAWTVRRRERALKLVDPAQTARRPHGAGQWTLLAGVLLSVLLLVLLPLAVLVERSLGGSGFAYYRALTSADANSGTFLVAPVEAIGNSLRYALVATLFALVVGGFAAAALTRRAGRLVRGFDALLMLPLGVSAVTVGFGFLITLDKPPLDLRTSWILVPLAQALVGVPFVVRTMLPVLRAVDARLREAAAVLGASPLRAWREVDFPLVRRALLVAAGFAFAVSLGEFGATVFIARPDNPTLPVAVARLLGRSGDLNYGQAMALSTVLMLVCAVSLLLLERIRTDRSGEF
- a CDS encoding ABC transporter ATP-binding protein, with amino-acid sequence MLTLESVTVRFGDRAALDGVDLEVDDHETVCVLGPSGSGKSTLLRLVAGLQEPDGGRVLLDGTDQDGIPVHRRGLGLMFQDHQLFPHRDVGANVAFGLRMHGAGRAEQDRRVAELLDLVGLPGAERRAVAALSGGEQQRVALARALAPSPRLLMLDEPLGQLDRSLRERLVVELRALFGRLGTTVLAVTHDQGEAFALADRVVVMREGRVAQVGTPLEVWQRPASAFVARFLGFDNVVEATVEGEAADTDWGEVPVPAGSPQGACDLLVRPAGVRIGGPDKGLRCVVGARTFRGSHVAVTLHPERGPVLEAECSLRGTPEEGERVGVTFDASECVVLPALF